From Methanobrevibacter sp.:
AAAAATTAAAAAAGAGAAATAAAAAATTAAATAAAGAGTTAGATTTTCAAAAAAATAAAAAAGAAAAATTATTGAATTCGACTAGTTGGAAAATAACTACAATTTTTAGAAAAATTAATAGATAATGTGAAATCTTTTGTTAAAATATTTAAATTTTTAATTTTTAGAGTGTGGAATTAATGTCAGTAATCGGTAAAATTAAACAAAAATTCTTGGAAAGTAGTGGTTCTTACAATCATTATAAAAATGAAAATGAAATTTTAAATAAAAAATTCAATAAAGAAATAAAATCCTTAAATAAGAAAATTTCAATGTTAGAAAAGAAGAATGAATATTATGAAAAGGTAATAGATTCAAATACATTTCTTTTCAATACTTTATTTTTAGATTATGAATTAAAACCTAAAGGGATTTTAAAAAATATGCAGGTATTATGTCAGGAGTTATTGGATTTTACTGTGAATGTATGTAATAAATATGAATTAGGTTATTGGTTGGAAGCGGGAAATTTATTAGGTGCTGTACGTCATGGGGGTTTTATTCCATGGGATGATGATATGGATATAGCAATGATGAGAAAAGAGTATAATAAATTTTCAGATATAATTGATGAAGAAGTAGTTTATCAAGGTTTAGATGATGTGATTATTATTCATAAAGATCAGGAAGTTAGAAAATACTTTATCAACCCATTTATCAAATTGGATTATATGTATGGGGAGAATGTTTTATCCGGAATTGATGTATTTCCATTTGATTTTACAAACAATTATAAAATGTCTCCAAAAAATCATGCCAAAGAAAGAGATAAATTTTATAAAAAATTATGCACTGGCCATAGTAGAGATGAGGTAATTAATGATTACTACGATAATATGGATTTAAATTGGGATGATGGAGAGTTTATAATTCCAGGTCTTGAAACTCCTAGATATTCTGCAGGTTATAATCATAAGTTCTATTTATGGAAAAAAAGTCGTTTTTTACCTTTTAAAACTCTTGAATTTAATGGGAAAGGATATAAGGTTCCAAATGATCCTGATTATTATCTCTCAACAACATATTCTAATCATATGAAGATTCCTTCTGTGATTAATCATCATCATACTAATGTTGCGGATGTTCGTAATGTTGAAGATATTAATTTAGCATATGAAAAAGCTATAAAACGATTGAATAGTGTAAATTTGGACTTTAAATAATGTTTATTTTTTGTTAAACCTTATTTTAATTTTTTATTTTAATAAATTAGGGAATTAAATTATTTTAATTATTTCCACATTTTCTTTTTTATCTTTAAACCAATTTATTACTTCATCCATTCTTAT
This genomic window contains:
- a CDS encoding phosphorylcholine transferase LicD, with product MSVIGKIKQKFLESSGSYNHYKNENEILNKKFNKEIKSLNKKISMLEKKNEYYEKVIDSNTFLFNTLFLDYELKPKGILKNMQVLCQELLDFTVNVCNKYELGYWLEAGNLLGAVRHGGFIPWDDDMDIAMMRKEYNKFSDIIDEEVVYQGLDDVIIIHKDQEVRKYFINPFIKLDYMYGENVLSGIDVFPFDFTNNYKMSPKNHAKERDKFYKKLCTGHSRDEVINDYYDNMDLNWDDGEFIIPGLETPRYSAGYNHKFYLWKKSRFLPFKTLEFNGKGYKVPNDPDYYLSTTYSNHMKIPSVINHHHTNVADVRNVEDINLAYEKAIKRLNSVNLDFK